One Fibrobacter sp. UWB16 DNA window includes the following coding sequences:
- a CDS encoding Ig-like domain-containing protein yields the protein MNKLKRSMATLIASASVIATSSFAQNPAPAPQAEPAAPVNEPAPAPEPAPANEPPQIGGIPGESIQEGGTFSKFKLDNFVTDDVDQPSQIRWKVSGNKALKVNIAPDHTVEITTPDALWNGSEDLTFTATDSKGASASETVNFSVESVNNPPVVAQIPSQVITEGKQFAKIRLDDFVNDPDHKKNQITWDTEVVPAGGPQADGDLSVTIDANRVATIVVPDAHWYGAARIKFIANDPDYGSDNKTAAFTVQPVNDPPTFTKKIPDQVIDEKNQFDMISLADYVTDPDDDPMKLKWTVTGNKDLKIEIDNYGSAIITTPNEFWNGQERVTFTVTDAAGASAKQDVLLKVKSINDPPEFVQNIPDQTIDEKQEFTPIQLGQYVKDPDHRIEMLKWAVAGAKDLKVSVSGGVATIRIPNKLWNGSESIKFKATDPEGASAECEAVFTVNSVNDLPKIIRPIPNQNISEKQQFTKIKLDDFVKDEDHKNSELSWDVEVKHQGPMPELGTLNVNIDDQHVATVEIPDPSWNGNTIATFTVTDPEGGSAKQDVALNVKSVNDPPVFKKIPDQAVEEKNEFTSFILDDYLSDADHDFSKLKVEVTGNKDLKVNIDNRSHEVSVKIPHDQWNGTENLTFTATDPEGARATTSAKFTVKAINDPPVMKDIREQTIKEKGEFQTIELDNFVEDLDHAKNRLKWTITGNKELKVAVDAARNVRITPPSPQWHGAEALTFKVCDPDNACDERTATFTVESVNDVPMFVKQVMPQTIREKGQFQPIKLADMVKDLDNKLSELTFSVSSKPAAGSKKKDSELKVEIDDQKVAKIIIPNKFWNGAEEITFTVTDPEGAKASSSALFTVESVNDLPEIKQVADQTIQEKGEFTPFNVSELVSDPDDRFESLKIDFTGNKDLKVDMSKAGIVTVKTPNKMWNGSEKVTFTVTDPSGAKARTTATFTVVSVNDPPVMKEIASQTVKEKESFKPIELDNYVEDLDHAKNRLKWKIEGQKELRVTMDATHKVTVTPPNASWNGSEKIRFTVTDPDGASDSKEVTFTVLSVNDAPEFVRDIRDQSIDEKKQFQPIKLADFVKDPDHKISDLKWTFKVSPIGQGSSKKKGKKDDEEPAGEKLSVNVDANQVANIVIPNKYWHGAANITFTATDPEGASASKTARFEVRSVNDAPIISKDAPMGETILEGGRFKTIDLSTLAEDPDHPASSLKWEVSGNRDLKVDIRKDNTVIISVPDKQWSGKENLTFSVTDPEGAYARHKMLFEVTRVNDPPTFVKRIPDQKIKEKETFKQIKLDEFVKDPDNKPNELRWRITGAKQLKAEISPSRVLTVMAPNKDFWCAPEMMILEVSDPDGAKTSQSITFEIVSVNDPPVLRDIPPQRIREKGQFKDIDLSKFVRDPDNTMEQLSWAVKVLKPETKPVKKSKKDKKKGKKDDDEEDEEAVKDPFSVVIYKGGLAHINIADPHWHGERNVVFTVKDPDGATDSKTVNFVVESVNDAPVIRPILAQTIKEKEHFEPIDLTKFISDPDHPTSSLKIEVAQTRALKATINAKKQLVVTTPDKYWNGSEKIRLDVTDPEGARASQQIDFEVTPVNDPPTIVKQIGDQKIKEKEKFTMVDLTKVVHDPDNKPNELKWSVAGNNELVVDIKNGRATVTTPNPNWFGKETLVFTVMDPAGDKQSAKATFEVTPVNDPPKFKTIPPQVIDEKKTFPAIDLTKYVTDPDNKVDELKWSIDGENPFASAAPAKSKKKDKKKDKKKKKHVEEEPAPTFGKHELKYNISEKGILTVEIPNKYWNGSETVTINVFDPSKEKASIEVRFTVKSVNDAPVVKEIPGQTTLEGKAFKSINLDDFVSDPDHKKNEIRWKVSGAKNLDVRINANRVAEIKPRRDNWFGDETIIFTATDPAGGTDKSVVKFIVKHVNAAPVMRDIPDYTIRENQNEGVIATIKLDQYARDKDHNFDDLKWKFTGNKQLQVTYDKAKKTVIVAQPYSHWKGKPERITFTVTDPEGATAHKTATFTVIAVNNAPETKPLSYQTREGEVLKVPAATGLMSAAKDPDGDKLESVKTVMKPRNGRIVLNEKNGSFEYTPNKGFSGIDEFTYKVFDPSGLGSKVTNVEISVQFKPKDVRGNNANKKKK from the coding sequence ATGAATAAACTGAAGCGGTCCATGGCGACCTTGATAGCTTCTGCTAGTGTTATTGCAACATCGTCGTTTGCGCAAAATCCAGCACCGGCTCCACAGGCTGAGCCTGCAGCTCCTGTGAACGAACCTGCCCCGGCGCCAGAACCGGCTCCGGCAAACGAGCCTCCTCAGATTGGTGGTATTCCTGGTGAATCTATTCAGGAAGGTGGAACTTTCTCGAAGTTTAAGCTTGATAACTTTGTCACCGACGATGTGGACCAGCCCTCCCAGATTCGCTGGAAAGTCAGTGGCAACAAGGCCCTCAAGGTGAATATTGCTCCGGACCATACGGTTGAAATTACCACGCCGGATGCTCTTTGGAATGGCTCTGAAGACTTGACTTTTACGGCTACGGACTCCAAGGGCGCCTCGGCTTCGGAAACCGTAAACTTCTCCGTCGAATCTGTGAACAATCCACCGGTGGTGGCTCAAATTCCAAGCCAGGTGATTACGGAAGGCAAGCAGTTTGCAAAGATCCGCCTGGATGACTTTGTGAATGACCCAGACCATAAGAAGAACCAGATTACGTGGGATACCGAAGTCGTTCCGGCTGGTGGCCCGCAGGCTGATGGCGATTTGTCTGTGACGATTGACGCTAACCGCGTTGCGACGATTGTCGTGCCGGATGCTCACTGGTATGGTGCTGCAAGAATCAAGTTTATTGCCAATGACCCGGATTACGGTAGCGATAACAAGACCGCTGCATTTACGGTTCAGCCCGTGAACGATCCTCCGACGTTTACGAAGAAGATTCCGGACCAGGTCATCGACGAAAAGAACCAGTTCGACATGATTTCCCTTGCGGACTATGTCACCGACCCGGATGACGATCCGATGAAGCTCAAGTGGACAGTGACGGGCAACAAGGACTTGAAGATCGAAATCGATAATTACGGTTCTGCCATCATTACCACTCCGAATGAATTCTGGAACGGCCAGGAACGCGTGACGTTTACCGTGACCGACGCTGCTGGTGCTTCTGCAAAGCAGGATGTTTTGCTCAAGGTAAAGTCTATTAACGACCCTCCTGAGTTTGTTCAGAACATCCCGGACCAGACAATTGACGAAAAGCAGGAATTTACTCCGATTCAGCTTGGCCAGTACGTGAAGGATCCGGACCACCGCATCGAAATGCTCAAGTGGGCTGTTGCCGGTGCCAAGGACCTGAAGGTCTCTGTTTCTGGTGGTGTTGCCACTATTCGCATTCCGAACAAACTTTGGAATGGCTCTGAATCCATCAAGTTCAAGGCTACGGACCCGGAAGGCGCTTCTGCTGAATGCGAAGCCGTGTTTACGGTCAATTCCGTGAACGACTTGCCGAAGATCATTCGTCCGATTCCGAACCAGAACATCAGCGAAAAACAGCAGTTCACGAAGATCAAGCTTGATGATTTTGTCAAGGATGAAGACCACAAGAATTCTGAACTCTCCTGGGATGTCGAAGTCAAGCACCAGGGCCCGATGCCGGAACTCGGCACGCTCAACGTAAATATTGACGACCAGCATGTGGCTACGGTTGAAATTCCGGACCCGAGCTGGAACGGTAACACGATTGCTACGTTCACGGTCACCGACCCGGAAGGCGGTTCTGCAAAGCAGGATGTCGCACTCAATGTGAAGTCTGTGAACGACCCGCCGGTATTCAAGAAAATCCCGGACCAGGCTGTTGAAGAAAAGAATGAATTCACGTCGTTCATTTTGGATGACTACTTGAGCGATGCCGACCATGACTTCTCCAAGCTCAAGGTCGAAGTGACGGGCAATAAGGACCTCAAGGTCAATATCGATAACAGGTCCCATGAAGTCTCTGTGAAGATTCCGCACGACCAGTGGAATGGTACGGAAAACTTGACCTTTACGGCCACGGACCCGGAAGGCGCTCGTGCAACAACTTCTGCTAAGTTCACTGTAAAGGCTATCAACGACCCGCCGGTCATGAAGGATATTCGTGAACAGACGATCAAGGAAAAGGGTGAATTCCAGACGATTGAACTTGATAACTTTGTTGAAGACCTTGACCATGCCAAGAACCGCCTCAAGTGGACGATTACGGGCAACAAGGAACTCAAGGTGGCTGTGGATGCCGCTCGTAACGTGCGCATTACTCCGCCGTCTCCGCAGTGGCATGGTGCCGAAGCCTTGACGTTCAAGGTTTGCGACCCGGATAACGCTTGCGACGAACGTACCGCAACCTTTACTGTGGAATCCGTGAACGACGTTCCGATGTTCGTGAAGCAGGTGATGCCGCAGACGATTCGCGAAAAGGGTCAGTTCCAGCCGATCAAGCTTGCTGACATGGTGAAGGACTTGGATAACAAGCTCTCTGAACTCACGTTCTCTGTCTCTAGCAAGCCGGCGGCAGGTTCCAAGAAGAAAGATTCTGAACTCAAGGTTGAAATTGACGACCAGAAGGTTGCAAAGATTATCATTCCGAACAAGTTCTGGAATGGCGCCGAAGAAATTACGTTTACGGTGACGGACCCGGAAGGTGCTAAGGCTTCCTCTTCTGCACTCTTCACCGTGGAATCCGTGAACGACCTCCCGGAAATTAAGCAGGTGGCCGACCAGACCATCCAGGAAAAGGGCGAATTTACTCCGTTCAACGTGTCTGAACTCGTGTCTGACCCGGATGACCGCTTTGAAAGCTTGAAGATCGACTTTACCGGCAATAAGGACCTCAAGGTCGATATGTCCAAGGCCGGCATTGTTACGGTCAAGACTCCGAACAAGATGTGGAACGGCTCTGAAAAGGTGACGTTCACGGTGACGGACCCGTCTGGTGCCAAGGCTCGTACAACTGCAACATTTACGGTTGTTTCTGTGAATGACCCGCCGGTCATGAAGGAAATTGCAAGCCAGACTGTCAAGGAAAAGGAATCGTTCAAGCCGATTGAACTTGACAATTACGTTGAAGACCTTGACCATGCCAAGAATCGCCTCAAGTGGAAGATCGAAGGCCAGAAGGAACTTCGCGTGACGATGGATGCAACGCATAAGGTGACTGTGACTCCGCCGAACGCAAGCTGGAACGGTTCTGAAAAGATCCGCTTCACGGTGACGGACCCGGATGGCGCCTCGGATAGCAAGGAAGTGACATTCACGGTGCTTTCTGTGAACGATGCTCCGGAATTCGTTCGTGATATTCGCGATCAGTCGATTGATGAAAAGAAGCAGTTCCAGCCGATTAAGCTCGCTGACTTCGTGAAGGATCCGGACCACAAGATTAGCGATCTCAAGTGGACGTTCAAGGTAAGCCCGATTGGCCAGGGTTCTTCCAAGAAGAAGGGCAAGAAGGATGACGAAGAACCGGCTGGTGAAAAGCTCAGCGTGAACGTTGATGCAAACCAGGTCGCCAACATTGTTATCCCGAACAAGTATTGGCACGGTGCTGCAAACATCACGTTTACCGCAACTGACCCGGAAGGTGCTTCTGCAAGCAAGACAGCTCGCTTCGAAGTGCGTTCTGTGAACGACGCCCCGATTATTTCGAAGGACGCTCCGATGGGTGAAACGATTCTCGAAGGCGGCCGCTTCAAGACGATCGACCTCTCGACTCTCGCCGAAGACCCGGACCATCCGGCATCTTCCTTGAAGTGGGAAGTTTCTGGCAATCGTGACCTCAAGGTGGATATCCGCAAGGACAACACTGTGATTATTTCTGTTCCGGACAAGCAGTGGAGCGGTAAGGAAAACCTCACGTTCTCCGTGACGGACCCGGAAGGCGCTTATGCTCGCCACAAGATGCTCTTTGAAGTGACTCGTGTGAACGATCCTCCGACGTTCGTGAAGAGAATCCCGGACCAGAAGATTAAGGAAAAGGAAACCTTCAAGCAGATCAAGCTTGACGAATTTGTGAAGGACCCGGATAACAAGCCGAATGAACTCCGCTGGAGAATCACTGGTGCAAAGCAGCTCAAGGCTGAAATTTCTCCGAGCCGTGTGCTTACGGTGATGGCTCCGAACAAGGATTTCTGGTGCGCTCCTGAAATGATGATTCTCGAAGTGAGCGACCCGGATGGCGCTAAGACTTCTCAGTCCATTACGTTTGAAATTGTTTCTGTGAACGATCCTCCGGTTTTGAGAGATATCCCGCCGCAGAGAATTCGTGAAAAGGGCCAGTTCAAGGATATTGACTTGAGCAAGTTCGTTCGTGACCCGGATAATACCATGGAACAGCTTTCTTGGGCAGTGAAGGTGCTGAAGCCTGAAACAAAGCCGGTCAAGAAGAGCAAGAAGGATAAGAAGAAGGGTAAGAAGGATGATGACGAAGAAGACGAGGAAGCCGTAAAGGATCCGTTCAGTGTCGTAATTTACAAGGGTGGCCTTGCCCACATCAATATTGCCGACCCGCACTGGCATGGTGAACGCAATGTCGTGTTCACTGTGAAGGATCCGGATGGTGCTACGGATTCCAAGACAGTCAATTTCGTTGTGGAATCTGTGAACGACGCTCCAGTTATCAGACCGATTCTTGCTCAGACAATCAAGGAAAAGGAACACTTTGAACCGATTGACTTGACCAAGTTCATCTCTGACCCGGATCATCCGACGAGTTCTCTCAAGATCGAAGTTGCCCAGACCCGCGCTCTCAAGGCAACGATCAATGCCAAGAAGCAGTTGGTTGTGACGACTCCGGACAAGTACTGGAACGGTTCTGAAAAGATCCGCCTCGATGTGACGGACCCGGAAGGTGCAAGAGCTTCTCAGCAGATTGATTTTGAAGTGACTCCGGTGAATGACCCGCCGACAATTGTCAAGCAGATTGGCGATCAGAAGATCAAGGAAAAGGAAAAGTTCACGATGGTGGACCTTACCAAGGTTGTGCATGATCCGGATAACAAGCCGAATGAACTCAAGTGGTCTGTTGCTGGTAACAACGAACTCGTTGTGGATATCAAGAATGGACGTGCAACGGTGACGACTCCGAACCCGAACTGGTTTGGTAAGGAAACGCTCGTGTTCACGGTGATGGACCCGGCTGGCGACAAGCAGTCTGCCAAGGCTACATTCGAAGTGACTCCGGTGAACGATCCTCCGAAGTTTAAGACGATTCCGCCGCAGGTCATTGACGAAAAGAAGACCTTCCCGGCAATCGACTTGACCAAGTATGTGACGGATCCGGATAACAAGGTCGATGAACTCAAGTGGTCTATCGATGGCGAAAATCCGTTTGCTTCTGCCGCACCTGCAAAGTCCAAGAAGAAGGACAAGAAAAAGGATAAGAAGAAAAAGAAGCATGTTGAAGAAGAACCGGCTCCGACCTTTGGCAAGCATGAACTGAAGTACAATATCAGTGAAAAGGGTATTCTCACTGTTGAAATCCCGAACAAGTACTGGAACGGTAGCGAAACGGTGACGATCAACGTGTTTGACCCGAGCAAGGAAAAGGCTTCTATTGAAGTGCGCTTTACGGTGAAGTCCGTGAACGACGCTCCGGTGGTGAAGGAAATCCCGGGACAGACGACTCTCGAAGGCAAGGCTTTCAAGTCTATCAATCTCGATGACTTTGTCTCGGATCCGGACCACAAGAAGAATGAAATCCGCTGGAAGGTCTCTGGTGCCAAGAACCTCGACGTGAGAATCAACGCCAACCGCGTTGCTGAAATCAAGCCGAGAAGAGACAACTGGTTCGGTGACGAAACCATCATCTTTACCGCAACTGACCCGGCTGGTGGCACGGACAAGTCTGTTGTGAAGTTCATCGTGAAGCATGTGAATGCAGCTCCGGTGATGCGCGACATTCCTGACTACACTATTAGGGAAAATCAGAACGAAGGCGTTATTGCTACGATTAAGCTGGACCAGTACGCTCGCGATAAGGACCACAACTTCGACGATCTCAAGTGGAAGTTCACTGGCAATAAGCAGCTGCAGGTGACTTATGACAAGGCCAAGAAGACTGTAATCGTGGCTCAGCCGTATTCTCACTGGAAGGGCAAGCCGGAACGCATCACGTTCACGGTCACCGACCCGGAAGGCGCTACGGCTCACAAGACAGCAACGTTTACGGTGATTGCTGTGAATAACGCTCCGGAAACGAAGCCGCTCTCTTACCAGACTCGCGAAGGTGAAGTGCTCAAGGTCCCGGCTGCAACAGGCCTTATGTCTGCTGCGAAGGACCCGGACGGCGACAAGCTCGAATCTGTGAAGACCGTGATGAAGCCGCGCAATGGTCGAATCGTCTTGAACGAAAAGAATGGTTCCTTCGAATATACCCCGAACAAGGGCTTCTCTGGAATCGATGAATTTACGTACAAGGTGTTTGACCCGTCTGGACTCGGTTCCAAGGTGACGAATGTGGAAATTAGCGTTCAGTTCAAGCCGAAGGATGTCCGCGGAAATAACGCTAACAAGAAAAAGAAATAA
- a CDS encoding M23 family metallopeptidase has protein sequence MQRKVLESLYNQGGLTLFAISDEEALPIEALHKFALALNAGARFVVIDFTGKRPLEGNAPIQAADLSKKILSSEEIEKISASFADDGSISFTGTKALPTSDDAFRKLYHNIKSLEKIAPHVIGIISTEQVENVGHLVSMARLLIMHVTPLSMKSAAAFIEDVKEAQKIEILWLSKERPARRSYPKARKAISRNACATKEAFSIDFKKNPEKLAQVVRKLHKVSILVKNPLDGFPRIIRNLFPLLLIAVIIAPFLFVTDIDRSDSNLRDRIQERNQLSVAPSFEYTFDGNESMQRIARYAIGRFDAIITNDKMIKNYVAKTLEDNGYKVVEWERGNLNIPPKGTTIRFSRPDEIKRPASADTIGAAWKYWTSVISDSIAYITEFYHETATATQRKHNGIDVASRQGARILAPFGAKAWTSRDERGGVIIALVRKEDVILFMHCDKLLYLNGQEVMPGDPIATVGTTGHTTGPHAHIVTGLVSKKGKKRIGNVKYDVIDPIKWFYKFKPTNK, from the coding sequence ATGCAAAGAAAGGTCCTAGAAAGCCTTTACAACCAAGGCGGGCTTACACTTTTCGCCATTTCTGACGAAGAAGCGTTACCCATAGAAGCCTTGCATAAATTCGCACTGGCACTTAACGCCGGTGCGCGTTTTGTTGTAATTGACTTCACTGGGAAGCGCCCTCTCGAAGGGAACGCCCCCATTCAAGCCGCAGACCTTTCAAAAAAGATCCTCTCATCCGAAGAAATCGAAAAAATTTCCGCCTCATTTGCTGACGACGGAAGTATTTCATTCACGGGGACCAAAGCACTCCCCACTTCGGACGACGCATTCCGCAAGCTCTACCACAACATCAAAAGCCTCGAAAAGATAGCCCCGCACGTCATAGGCATCATTTCGACAGAGCAAGTCGAGAACGTCGGACACCTCGTCTCTATGGCGCGCCTCCTGATTATGCATGTGACGCCCCTTTCAATGAAATCGGCAGCCGCATTCATCGAAGACGTCAAAGAGGCTCAAAAAATCGAGATTTTGTGGCTTTCCAAGGAACGCCCAGCCAGACGCAGTTACCCCAAGGCCCGCAAAGCCATTAGCCGAAACGCCTGCGCCACCAAAGAAGCCTTTTCCATCGATTTCAAGAAAAATCCAGAAAAACTAGCCCAGGTTGTAAGGAAACTCCATAAAGTATCCATTCTCGTCAAGAATCCGCTGGACGGATTCCCGAGAATTATCCGCAACCTATTCCCGCTTTTGCTCATTGCGGTCATTATCGCCCCGTTCCTGTTCGTAACAGACATCGACAGGAGCGATTCGAACCTCCGCGACCGCATCCAGGAACGAAACCAGCTCTCCGTAGCCCCTTCGTTTGAATACACCTTCGATGGAAACGAAAGTATGCAGCGCATCGCCCGTTACGCCATCGGACGCTTTGACGCCATCATCACCAACGACAAGATGATCAAGAACTACGTGGCGAAAACGCTTGAGGACAACGGATATAAAGTCGTCGAATGGGAAAGAGGAAACTTGAACATTCCGCCTAAAGGGACGACCATACGCTTCTCGAGACCGGACGAAATCAAGCGCCCCGCCTCGGCAGATACAATCGGCGCCGCCTGGAAATACTGGACATCCGTCATTTCGGATAGCATCGCCTACATTACTGAATTTTATCACGAAACAGCGACAGCCACGCAACGAAAGCATAACGGTATCGACGTCGCAAGCCGCCAGGGGGCCCGTATTTTAGCACCATTCGGCGCAAAGGCCTGGACGAGCCGCGATGAACGAGGCGGCGTCATCATTGCACTTGTCCGCAAGGAAGACGTTATCTTGTTCATGCACTGCGACAAGCTCCTTTATCTGAACGGCCAGGAAGTCATGCCGGGCGACCCGATTGCAACCGTCGGAACCACCGGGCACACCACAGGGCCACACGCCCACATTGTTACAGGGCTCGTGAGCAAGAAGGGCAAAAAGCGTATTGGCAATGTCAAATACGACGTAATTGACCCTATCAAGTGGTTTTACAAGTTCAAGCCGACCAACAAATAA
- the leuC gene encoding 3-isopropylmalate dehydratase large subunit produces MGKSLYQKIFESHTVAKLPSGQCQLFIGLHLCHEVTSPQAFAQLREEGQKVLFPERTFATVDHIIPTTFPERNRPLQDGISEEMFSHIENNTKNNGIKFFGPATAEQGVIHIVGPEEGVTQPGMTVACGDSHTATHGAFGAIAFGIGTSQVADVLATQTLAMSPLKTRRIKFTGKLKPGVTAKDVALAYIAKLGVNGGVGYAYEFAGPVIEEMGMEGRMTVCNMAIEGGARVGYCNPDEKTFEYLKGRPYAPKADKWDEAVAYWKSVATDADAQFDDEVEINCDNLEPMVTWGITPAQAIPLNGNMPKIDEFEGSEKKVISEAYEYMGWEEGSKMIGRPIDIAFVGSCTNGRLSDLQAAAEIIKGHKVAPTVKMWVVPGSMKIKVEAEQLGLDKIFKEAGAEWREAGCSLCLAMNPDKLKGRQVSASSSNRNFKGRQGSPTGRTILMSPAMVAAAAIEGKITDVRKYIK; encoded by the coding sequence ATGGGAAAATCACTCTATCAGAAAATTTTCGAAAGCCACACGGTAGCTAAGCTCCCGAGCGGCCAGTGCCAGCTCTTTATCGGGCTTCACCTCTGCCACGAAGTGACGAGTCCGCAGGCCTTCGCCCAGCTCCGCGAAGAAGGTCAGAAGGTGCTGTTCCCGGAACGCACTTTTGCAACGGTCGACCACATTATCCCGACCACATTCCCGGAACGCAACCGCCCGCTTCAGGACGGCATTTCCGAAGAGATGTTCTCCCATATCGAAAACAACACCAAGAATAACGGCATCAAGTTCTTTGGCCCCGCAACCGCTGAACAGGGCGTGATCCACATCGTAGGCCCGGAAGAAGGCGTTACGCAGCCGGGTATGACCGTTGCCTGCGGTGACTCCCACACGGCAACGCACGGTGCATTCGGTGCTATCGCATTCGGTATCGGCACAAGCCAGGTGGCAGACGTTTTGGCCACCCAGACGCTCGCCATGAGCCCGCTCAAGACTCGCCGCATCAAGTTCACCGGCAAGCTCAAGCCGGGTGTAACCGCCAAGGACGTCGCCCTTGCTTACATCGCTAAGCTCGGAGTGAACGGTGGCGTTGGCTACGCTTACGAATTTGCCGGTCCGGTCATCGAAGAAATGGGCATGGAAGGCCGTATGACGGTCTGCAACATGGCTATCGAAGGCGGCGCCCGCGTCGGTTACTGCAACCCCGACGAAAAGACTTTTGAATACCTCAAGGGCCGTCCGTACGCCCCGAAGGCCGACAAGTGGGACGAAGCCGTTGCTTACTGGAAGTCCGTCGCTACCGACGCCGACGCACAGTTTGACGACGAAGTCGAAATCAACTGCGACAACCTCGAACCGATGGTCACCTGGGGTATCACTCCGGCTCAGGCCATCCCGCTCAACGGCAACATGCCGAAGATCGACGAATTCGAAGGCAGCGAAAAGAAGGTCATCTCCGAAGCTTATGAATACATGGGCTGGGAAGAAGGTTCCAAGATGATTGGCCGCCCGATCGACATCGCCTTCGTGGGTAGCTGCACCAACGGCCGCCTCTCCGACTTGCAGGCCGCCGCCGAAATCATCAAGGGCCACAAGGTCGCTCCGACCGTCAAGATGTGGGTCGTTCCGGGTTCCATGAAGATCAAGGTGGAAGCCGAACAGCTCGGTCTCGACAAGATCTTTAAGGAAGCCGGTGCCGAATGGCGCGAAGCAGGCTGCTCGCTCTGCCTCGCCATGAACCCGGATAAGCTCAAGGGTCGCCAGGTCAGCGCAAGCTCCAGCAACCGTAACTTCAAGGGCCGCCAGGGCAGCCCGACGGGCCGCACCATCCTCATGAGCCCCGCCATGGTGGCTGCTGCCGCCATCGAAGGCAAGATCACCGACGTCCGCAAGTACATCAAGTAA
- a CDS encoding 3-isopropylmalate dehydratase small subunit 2 codes for MNSIDIVKGSGVPVRGNDIDTDRIIPARFLKCVTFEGLGANAFADDIAGLAAQGKVHPFRDPAYKNGSILVSNQNFGCGSSREHAPQALKRWGIRAIIAESYSEIFFGNCVAIGVPCYKVSHEVADKILAWIEAHPSEELVTSTESRTLKMGDETIELTLADGPRGQFLDGSWHARSALMANADKVQELAKKLPYMNFLK; via the coding sequence ATGAATTCTATCGACATTGTTAAAGGTTCCGGCGTTCCTGTACGCGGTAACGACATCGACACTGACCGTATCATCCCGGCACGCTTCCTCAAGTGCGTGACTTTCGAAGGCCTCGGCGCAAACGCCTTTGCCGACGATATCGCAGGCCTCGCCGCTCAGGGCAAGGTCCACCCGTTCCGCGATCCGGCCTACAAGAACGGCTCCATCCTCGTCTCGAACCAAAACTTCGGTTGCGGTTCCAGCCGTGAACACGCTCCGCAGGCCCTGAAGCGCTGGGGCATCCGCGCCATCATCGCCGAAAGCTACTCCGAAATCTTCTTCGGTAACTGCGTCGCCATTGGCGTGCCCTGCTACAAGGTAAGCCACGAAGTGGCCGACAAGATCCTCGCCTGGATCGAAGCACACCCGAGCGAAGAACTCGTCACGAGCACCGAAAGCCGCACGCTCAAGATGGGTGACGAAACCATCGAGCTCACGCTTGCCGACGGCCCCCGCGGTCAGTTCCTCGACGGCTCCTGGCACGCACGCTCCGCCCTCATGGCCAACGCCGACAAGGTGCAGGAACTCGCCAAGAAGCTCCCGTACATGAACTTCTTGAAGTAG